One Campylobacter pinnipediorum subsp. caledonicus genomic window carries:
- a CDS encoding hydrogenase 4 subunit F produces the protein MSSLSLLLITPLIGALVLFFAPKWHKQLNFIHILVSGLTSLILLFNVSKVLQDGAFFTDDKFLFLDGLGSVFLVLIAVTGFLVNLYSTTYMKWEVADGHINLDTLKKYYSLCHVFIFTMSLSVVCNNIAFMWAAIEATTLASVFLVAINKDKKSTESGYKYIVLCSIGLAFALYATILLYSVTFTNLGDGESSMLYTSIIENAKNLNPDIAKLIFVFALIGFGTKAGLAPTHTWLPDVHAQGPAPISALLSGVLLKCAMLAIFRYYAVVSNAIGFEFTQNVMLISGTITLFVAAFFLMRQHDVKRMFAYHSIAHMGVIAFALGVGGKIGIFAAIFHCLAHSFTKALAFCSTGNIARIYGHKDMSKMGGMVKIAPVTTMMFGAAVCSLVGVPAFAIFVSEFLVFKQAITSGQFGAVALFAVALTIIFIADFSHFNMASFGESKGEIAHKKEMSLIENIPLIALCVLIVVFGLWHVDSFYTLVENGVRIIMRG, from the coding sequence ATGAGTAGTTTAAGCTTATTGTTAATCACGCCTTTAATAGGTGCATTAGTGCTATTTTTTGCTCCAAAATGGCATAAACAACTAAATTTTATACATATATTAGTGTCAGGTTTGACTTCACTAATATTGCTTTTTAATGTTAGCAAAGTATTGCAAGATGGGGCTTTTTTTACTGATGATAAGTTCTTGTTTTTGGATGGATTAGGAAGTGTGTTTTTGGTTTTGATAGCAGTAACTGGCTTTTTGGTAAATTTATATTCAACAACATATATGAAATGGGAAGTAGCTGATGGACATATTAATTTAGACACATTAAAAAAATACTACTCTCTTTGCCATGTGTTTATATTTACAATGAGCCTTAGCGTTGTTTGTAATAATATAGCTTTTATGTGGGCAGCTATTGAAGCAACAACTTTGGCTTCTGTCTTTTTAGTTGCTATAAATAAAGATAAAAAATCTACAGAGAGTGGTTATAAATATATAGTTTTATGTTCTATAGGTTTGGCATTTGCTCTTTATGCAACCATACTTTTGTATTCAGTAACATTTACAAATCTAGGTGATGGAGAGTCATCTATGTTATATACAAGCATAATTGAAAATGCTAAAAATCTAAACCCAGATATTGCAAAACTTATATTTGTGTTTGCTTTGATTGGTTTTGGAACAAAAGCAGGTTTAGCACCAACTCATACATGGCTACCAGATGTTCACGCACAAGGCCCAGCTCCTATATCAGCTCTTCTTTCTGGCGTGCTTTTAAAATGCGCTATGCTTGCTATTTTTAGATATTACGCTGTTGTATCAAATGCAATTGGATTTGAATTTACACAAAATGTTATGCTTATTTCTGGAACAATCACTCTTTTTGTTGCAGCATTTTTCTTGATGCGTCAGCATGATGTAAAAAGAATGTTTGCTTATCACTCTATAGCTCATATGGGTGTTATTGCATTTGCTTTGGGTGTTGGTGGAAAAATAGGAATATTTGCAGCTATTTTTCACTGTCTGGCTCATAGTTTTACAAAAGCACTTGCATTTTGTTCAACCGGAAATATAGCAAGAATTTACGGTCATAAAGATATGAGTAAAATGGGCGGAATGGTAAAAATAGCACCTGTTACAACTATGATGTTTGGAGCAGCTGTTTGTTCGTTGGTTGGTGTTCCAGCTTTTGCTATATTTGTTAGCGAGTTTTTGGTATTTAAACAAGCTATAACAAGTGGACAATTTGGAGCTGTTGCTTTATTTGCTGTTGCACTTACTATAATTTTTATAGCAGACTTTTCACACTTTAATATGGCTAGTTTTGGCGAAAGTAAAGGCGAAATTGCTCACAAAAAAGAGATGAGTTTAATTGAAAATATACCATTGATAGCATTATGTGTTTTGATAGTTGTCTTTGGTTTGTGGCATGTAGATAGCTTTTACACTTTAGTTGAAAATGGCGTAAGAATAATAATGAGAGGTTAA
- a CDS encoding formate/nitrite transporter family protein, giving the protein MLNPAQTAQAVSSSMEHKAHTPFISVVFLAIMAGAAIAMGDIFWAHSTVGMAEKQSIGMANFIGGITFSCGLMMVVFYGGHLFTSSVLSGVSAYDKKLTLGKTVGYWILVWICNFIGGALIAYMYYYSGLPLKFDGYILHHFIPTGISKISTPFHELFIRGIFCNVFVCMAIWTAASENDLAGKFFAIMWMIGAFVACSMEHCVANMFIITEALIAKSHYLAINSGDINALAGSLHGVSVDGLNSLNVSNFLIKNLLPVTMGNVVGGLFFVGLVGFMVNKFDMKKA; this is encoded by the coding sequence ATGTTAAATCCGGCACAAACAGCACAGGCTGTTTCAAGCTCAATGGAACACAAAGCTCACACTCCATTTATAAGTGTGGTCTTTTTGGCAATAATGGCGGGGGCTGCTATTGCTATGGGCGATATTTTTTGGGCTCACTCAACAGTAGGTATGGCCGAAAAACAATCAATAGGCATGGCTAATTTTATAGGAGGTATAACTTTTTCTTGTGGTCTTATGATGGTTGTTTTTTATGGGGGACATCTTTTTACAAGTTCTGTTTTGTCAGGTGTAAGCGCTTATGACAAAAAATTAACACTAGGAAAAACGGTTGGCTATTGGATTTTAGTTTGGATTTGTAATTTTATAGGTGGTGCTTTGATCGCTTATATGTATTATTATTCAGGGCTTCCTTTGAAATTTGATGGATATATTTTGCATCACTTTATACCAACTGGTATAAGTAAAATCTCAACTCCATTTCATGAGCTTTTTATACGTGGTATATTTTGTAATGTTTTTGTTTGCATGGCTATTTGGACAGCAGCATCTGAAAATGACTTGGCGGGTAAATTTTTTGCAATTATGTGGATGATAGGTGCTTTCGTTGCTTGTTCTATGGAACACTGCGTTGCAAATATGTTTATAATAACAGAGGCATTGATAGCAAAATCTCACTATTTGGCGATAAATTCTGGAGATATTAATGCTCTTGCTGGCTCCTTACATGGCGTTAGTGTCGATGGGTTAAATTCTCTTAATGTATCTAATTTTTTGATTAAAAATTTATTACCTGTTACTATGGGGAATGTTGTCGGGGGGCTATTCTTTGTAGGTCTTGTTGGATTTATGGTAAATAAATTTGATATGAAAAAAGCCTAA
- a CDS encoding hydrogenase 3 maturation endopeptidase HyCI: MNKAVLCIGNPLRGDDDVGNEVGRLVCENLKDWKVFFGEDVPENEFGAIRDFAPDILIVVDAMSGFDDEKIEFFDLSDDRDYIYSTHNLPTPILLSYLRKICPKTLFLGINVLLENVLDFKEGMSEKAKQSAKKALKKIEFIDENFKGG, from the coding sequence ATGAACAAAGCCGTTTTGTGTATAGGTAACCCTTTGCGTGGAGATGATGATGTTGGTAATGAGGTTGGACGATTAGTTTGTGAAAATTTAAAAGATTGGAAGGTTTTTTTTGGGGAAGATGTCCCTGAAAATGAGTTTGGTGCGATAAGAGATTTTGCTCCAGATATACTTATAGTCGTAGATGCTATGAGCGGATTTGATGATGAGAAGATTGAATTTTTTGATTTAAGTGATGATAGGGATTATATCTACTCGACACACAATCTACCAACTCCAATTCTTTTAAGTTATTTAAGAAAAATATGTCCTAAAACGCTTTTTTTGGGAATTAATGTTTTGCTTGAAAATGTTCTTGATTTTAAAGAGGGTATGAGTGAAAAAGCAAAACAAAGTGCAAAAAAAGCTCTTAAAAAGATTGAATTTATAGATGAAAATTTTAAAGGAGGTTGA
- a CDS encoding respiratory chain complex I subunit 1 family protein, which yields MQTIILMIFQVVVIILVAPLFDGIARKLRAKLQSKQGSDFFQTYRDIKKLFKRGRTTPSCSHWVFRYTPFVLFATSAGLLAAIPITYSQNSDFGAYADIFVIIYLGALFRFMFGSASMDSGNPFAATGGSREQMIGVYVEPVMIMCLIVVMLAAKTSNLVEIQDMVKTGVIGYQIPSFAVASIAFLWCMYVETGRKPFDLAEAEQELQEGLLGEYAGYDLGLVQAALILKQFAMIGLFLTIFEPWNFSNPILAIIVFVIKTGVFYVAAVFIDNFGPRFKITSSLRKNALFALGISFIALSLYALGV from the coding sequence ATGCAAACTATAATTTTAATGATATTTCAAGTTGTTGTTATAATCCTTGTAGCTCCATTGTTTGATGGTATAGCAAGAAAACTTAGAGCAAAACTTCAATCAAAACAAGGAAGTGATTTTTTTCAAACTTATCGTGACATAAAAAAATTATTTAAACGAGGAAGAACTACCCCTTCTTGTTCGCATTGGGTTTTTAGATATACACCCTTTGTTTTATTTGCCACATCGGCAGGTTTATTAGCAGCTATACCTATTACATATAGTCAAAATTCTGATTTTGGTGCTTATGCTGATATTTTTGTAATTATTTATTTAGGTGCCTTGTTTAGATTTATGTTTGGTTCCGCTTCTATGGATAGTGGTAACCCTTTTGCTGCTACTGGTGGAAGTAGAGAGCAGATGATAGGTGTTTATGTTGAGCCTGTTATGATTATGTGCCTTATTGTTGTGATGCTTGCAGCTAAAACATCAAATTTGGTTGAGATTCAAGATATGGTAAAAACAGGGGTGATAGGATATCAAATTCCTAGTTTTGCTGTTGCTTCTATAGCTTTTTTATGGTGTATGTATGTTGAAACAGGAAGAAAGCCTTTTGACCTTGCTGAAGCCGAACAAGAGCTTCAAGAGGGTTTATTGGGTGAATATGCTGGATATGATTTGGGATTAGTTCAAGCAGCTTTGATATTAAAACAATTTGCAATGATAGGTCTGTTTTTGACTATATTTGAGCCTTGGAATTTTTCAAATCCGATTTTAGCAATTATAGTTTTTGTCATAAAAACAGGTGTTTTTTATGTAGCAGCTGTATTTATAGACAACTTCGGACCACGCTTTAAAATTACATCAAGTCTCCGTAAAAATGCACTTTTTGCACTTGGTATCTCTTTTATAGCGTTAAGTCTTTATGCTTTAGGAGTTTAA
- the dsbI gene encoding protein-disulfide oxidoreductase DsbI, producing the protein MNIVQKISSWQYTRYPWILLIIVSAGLVVLAHSFFQHYLYMPPCEQCVYIRFAFLCMTLGGILATINPKKNYFILPGYAFAFWGAIQGIMYSVKLARIHAAAHSDDPFGVQGCSTDPTYPFNLPLHIWAPDWFLPTGDCGFENSVIPDGVTLNSIQEYFINLYQDGWYLIPSQHFMSMADSTLLGFVVCFIVLLVLFTSKIITTVKNPK; encoded by the coding sequence ATGAATATAGTACAAAAAATATCATCTTGGCAATATACTAGATACCCTTGGATATTGTTGATAATTGTAAGTGCTGGGCTAGTAGTTTTAGCTCACTCTTTCTTTCAGCACTATCTTTATATGCCTCCTTGTGAGCAATGTGTATATATAAGATTTGCATTTTTATGTATGACTCTTGGTGGGATATTAGCTACAATAAACCCTAAGAAAAATTATTTTATACTGCCTGGGTATGCTTTTGCTTTTTGGGGTGCAATACAAGGAATTATGTATAGTGTAAAGCTTGCTAGAATACATGCGGCAGCACATAGCGATGATCCTTTTGGTGTTCAAGGTTGTTCAACAGATCCAACATATCCATTTAACTTACCACTTCACATATGGGCTCCTGATTGGTTTTTACCTACTGGGGATTGTGGATTTGAGAACTCTGTAATACCAGATGGAGTTACTTTAAATAGTATTCAAGAATACTTCATAAACTTATATCAAGATGGCTGGTATTTGATACCTTCACAACACTTTATGTCTATGGCAGATAGTACTTTACTTGGCTTTGTTGTTTGTTTTATTGTATTATTAGTATTATTTACTAGTAAAATCATAACAACAGTTAAAAATCCAAAATAA
- the hyfE gene encoding hydrogenase 4 membrane subunit has translation MGIIDTISIAMIVTSLAVFGLRGLKLSVFVYAIQTLLLVSMFFVLSSKFDAHELRNWAYVAFFTKVLFVPSILLFVIKKLNVVSEDEPVGGFFVSPVVAMGFSLAIAMSIHGVFLEFSLIKEKIALIASATIFMMGIFGFILRNSFIKQILSYCLFENGIHLSLGLMAFNSHELVELGILTDALFAVIIMSVLAVRFYKIYDSLDTSKATNLRG, from the coding sequence ATGGGTATTATAGATACAATATCTATCGCTATGATAGTAACCTCTTTGGCTGTTTTTGGGTTGAGAGGTCTTAAATTATCAGTTTTTGTTTATGCAATTCAGACATTGCTTTTAGTGAGTATGTTTTTTGTTTTATCTTCAAAATTTGATGCCCACGAGCTAAGAAATTGGGCTTATGTTGCCTTTTTTACAAAGGTTTTATTTGTCCCATCTATTTTATTGTTTGTGATAAAAAAATTAAATGTTGTGAGTGAAGATGAGCCGGTTGGCGGATTTTTTGTTAGCCCTGTTGTGGCTATGGGATTTTCTTTGGCAATAGCCATGAGTATACACGGTGTTTTTTTAGAGTTTTCTCTTATCAAAGAAAAAATAGCCCTAATAGCTTCAGCTACTATATTTATGATGGGTATTTTTGGATTCATTCTTAGAAACTCATTTATTAAACAGATACTTTCTTATTGTCTTTTTGAAAATGGAATACATCTAAGCCTTGGTTTGATGGCTTTTAATTCACACGAATTAGTTGAACTAGGAATTTTAACAGATGCACTTTTTGCTGTAATCATAATGAGTGTATTAGCTGTTAGATTTTATAAAATTTACGATAGCCTTGATACTTCTAAGGCTACAAATTTAAGGGGGTAG
- a CDS encoding NADH-quinone oxidoreductase subunit C: protein MRGDNFIQILKTKVNVLEVTRQADDQVTVLVDRNDLPLAVKTLYYDIGGFISTMIPNDERELNGHFALYYALSMEGSKMTEKDDFLPEDKCFVTVKTLIPANDPTFPSVTPHVPACVWYEREAYDMYGLVAEGLPDKRRLVLSDDWPENLHPLRKDAMDYRYRPDPVAHQDEPDAEFLFPKGDGVVDVPLGPLHVTSDEPGHFRLFCDGDEIIDADYRLFYQHRGMEKLAENRMNYDQMGYLAERVCGICGYAHAIACIEAAEKAIRLEIPLRAQAIRVICLEIERLHSHLLNIGLACEVTGNYNAFMHIFRVREYSMELAQLVTGGRKTYGNVIMGGLRRDMTDNEIRKSIAIINKLDVQIDEIWDAVMDDKRQISRWKGVGILDRQVARDFSPVGPNMRGSGFKRDNRYDHPYDFFKQIEFEVAVEHGGDVFSREMVRYKELKSSIHIIRQCLELMPQTSIMIDPKTMIKPENFALGYDEAPRGENVHWIMQGSAQKVFRWRCRAATYNNWPSLRFQFRGNTIADAALIVCSLDPCYSCTERVTVVDVKTKKSKILTEKDLKLYSQTLKDSPLRELR from the coding sequence ATGCGTGGCGATAATTTTATACAAATTTTAAAAACTAAAGTAAATGTGTTAGAGGTTACAAGACAGGCTGATGATCAGGTTACTGTTTTGGTGGATAGAAATGATCTACCTTTGGCTGTAAAAACGCTTTATTATGATATTGGTGGTTTTATAAGCACAATGATACCAAATGATGAGCGCGAACTTAATGGACATTTTGCACTATATTATGCTTTGTCTATGGAAGGTTCAAAAATGACAGAAAAAGATGATTTTTTGCCTGAAGATAAATGTTTTGTTACTGTAAAAACACTTATTCCAGCAAATGATCCTACTTTTCCATCTGTCACACCTCACGTTCCAGCTTGTGTTTGGTATGAAAGAGAAGCATATGATATGTATGGTCTTGTAGCTGAGGGATTGCCTGATAAACGTCGTTTGGTTTTAAGTGATGATTGGCCTGAAAACCTACATCCGCTTAGAAAAGATGCGATGGATTATCGTTATAGACCAGACCCTGTCGCACATCAAGATGAGCCAGATGCTGAGTTTTTGTTTCCAAAAGGCGATGGCGTTGTTGATGTTCCGCTTGGACCTTTGCATGTAACAAGCGATGAGCCTGGGCATTTTAGACTATTTTGCGATGGCGATGAGATAATAGATGCTGATTATAGGCTATTTTATCAACATAGAGGTATGGAAAAACTTGCCGAAAACAGAATGAACTATGACCAAATGGGTTATTTGGCTGAAAGGGTTTGTGGTATTTGTGGATACGCCCATGCTATAGCTTGTATAGAGGCTGCTGAAAAGGCCATAAGATTAGAAATTCCTCTTCGTGCTCAAGCTATTAGAGTTATTTGTCTTGAAATAGAAAGACTTCACTCACACCTTTTAAATATAGGTTTAGCGTGTGAGGTGACTGGTAACTATAACGCATTTATGCATATCTTTAGGGTTCGTGAGTATTCAATGGAGTTAGCTCAACTTGTTACCGGCGGTAGAAAAACTTATGGTAACGTTATCATGGGCGGACTTAGAAGAGATATGACCGATAATGAGATAAGAAAATCAATAGCAATCATAAATAAATTAGACGTCCAAATAGATGAAATTTGGGATGCTGTTATGGATGATAAAAGACAGATAAGTCGCTGGAAAGGAGTTGGTATTCTTGATAGACAAGTAGCTCGTGATTTTAGTCCAGTTGGCCCAAATATGAGAGGTAGCGGATTTAAAAGAGACAATAGATATGACCATCCTTATGACTTTTTTAAACAGATAGAATTTGAAGTTGCTGTTGAACACGGTGGAGATGTATTTAGTAGAGAGATGGTTAGGTATAAAGAGCTAAAAAGCTCAATTCATATCATTAGACAATGTCTTGAACTAATGCCTCAAACATCTATAATGATAGATCCAAAAACAATGATTAAGCCTGAGAATTTTGCCTTAGGATACGATGAAGCACCTAGGGGTGAAAATGTGCATTGGATTATGCAAGGAAGCGCTCAAAAAGTATTTCGTTGGAGATGTAGAGCCGCTACATACAATAACTGGCCTAGCCTTCGTTTCCAATTTAGAGGAAATACAATAGCCGATGCAGCTTTGATAGTATGTTCACTTGACCCTTGCTACTCTTGTACCGAGCGTGTTACAGTTGTTGATGTTAAAACTAAAAAGAGTAAAATTTTAACCGAAAAAGATTTAAAATTATATTCTCAAACATTAAAAGATTCTCCATTAAGGGAGTTAAGATGA
- a CDS encoding proton-conducting transporter membrane subunit, giving the protein MVEIYLLFVLSAIISMCFYKNPKLAVKAGFGLSAISCFIAMSHFVCNMGVSDSFLLGGNFLYSPNFALNPLGNFFSFVVVFIGFASSIYGMSYANEYIKKANVAVFASLFSIFILSMLLVISANNVFCFIVLWELMTLVSSFLILVNDGKGTLKAVMIYLGIAQIGAFCITCGLLLLSYYANSTEFSDFANLNMPLGASIVVFILFLIGFGSKAGMWPFHVWLPLAHPAAPSNVSALMSGVMIKVALFTLVKFTLYLPLSPYFGLTILALGAASSLFGVLYALCQHDYKALLAYHSVENIGIILLGLGTGIYGLSVNNATLAAIGFLAGCYHIVNHAIFKGLLFLCAGSVLHATHTRDMDVLGGLAKKMPWTAAGMFIGIMGIAALPPVNGFVSEWFTYQGMLQGAMQDSVIARYSFSLGVVALALTGVLVGMHLKLYAVIFSGTPRDQKIWENAKESPLGMVIGMIILMAGCIGFGVGANVVVDYIMQGVNSIVPSSYIASSGSTSVTSPLGSYISTPLIAIVLTSTMILPFVILMVMKANKTKPRETDPWACGFKYNSRMQMTGGPFTGDLRKIMQWLFRADKKIISKDYFTPVEYHNHPKDIWWGLFYEPFINLSKKIADKIGIFQSGYTNVYSFYIILYLCLMLAVSYFLI; this is encoded by the coding sequence ATGGTTGAAATTTATTTGCTTTTTGTATTAAGCGCTATTATTAGTATGTGTTTTTATAAAAATCCAAAATTAGCTGTAAAGGCTGGATTTGGACTTAGTGCGATTAGTTGCTTTATAGCTATGAGTCATTTTGTATGCAATATGGGTGTTAGTGATAGCTTTTTGCTTGGTGGAAATTTTTTATATTCTCCAAATTTTGCACTAAACCCACTTGGTAACTTTTTTAGCTTTGTGGTTGTATTTATAGGTTTTGCAAGTAGTATTTATGGTATGAGCTATGCAAACGAATATATCAAAAAAGCAAATGTTGCTGTTTTTGCAAGTTTGTTTAGTATTTTTATATTGTCAATGCTTCTTGTAATTAGTGCAAATAACGTATTTTGTTTTATTGTGCTTTGGGAGCTAATGACACTTGTATCATCTTTCTTGATTTTAGTAAACGATGGCAAAGGCACTTTAAAAGCTGTTATGATATATCTAGGTATAGCTCAAATAGGAGCATTTTGTATAACTTGTGGTTTGCTTTTATTGTCTTATTATGCAAACAGCACAGAATTTAGTGATTTTGCAAACCTAAATATGCCTTTAGGTGCTTCAATAGTTGTATTTATATTATTTTTGATTGGTTTTGGTTCAAAAGCTGGCATGTGGCCATTTCATGTTTGGCTTCCACTAGCTCACCCAGCTGCCCCATCAAATGTATCAGCTCTTATGAGTGGTGTTATGATAAAAGTTGCATTATTTACACTTGTTAAATTTACACTTTATCTACCACTTAGCCCTTATTTTGGTCTTACTATATTAGCTTTGGGCGCAGCTAGCTCATTATTTGGTGTTTTATATGCGCTTTGTCAACACGACTATAAAGCTTTATTAGCGTATCACTCAGTTGAAAATATAGGAATCATACTTCTTGGTCTTGGAACTGGAATTTATGGCTTGTCTGTAAACAATGCAACCCTAGCCGCAATAGGATTTTTAGCTGGTTGTTATCATATTGTAAACCACGCTATATTTAAAGGTTTATTATTTCTTTGTGCTGGTTCTGTATTGCATGCAACTCATACAAGAGATATGGATGTTCTTGGTGGACTTGCCAAAAAAATGCCTTGGACTGCGGCTGGTATGTTTATAGGTATTATGGGTATTGCTGCCTTGCCACCTGTAAATGGTTTTGTGTCTGAATGGTTTACATATCAAGGCATGCTTCAAGGTGCTATGCAAGATAGTGTTATAGCTAGATATTCATTTTCTTTGGGTGTTGTTGCTCTTGCTCTAACAGGTGTTTTGGTTGGTATGCACTTAAAATTATATGCGGTAATTTTTTCAGGAACCCCAAGAGATCAAAAAATTTGGGAAAATGCAAAAGAAAGCCCTCTTGGTATGGTTATTGGAATGATAATCTTAATGGCTGGATGTATAGGTTTTGGTGTTGGTGCAAATGTTGTTGTTGATTATATTATGCAAGGTGTGAATTCTATAGTTCCTAGTTCATATATAGCGAGTTCTGGTTCAACATCTGTTACTTCTCCTCTAGGAAGTTATATTTCAACTCCATTAATTGCTATTGTCCTAACTTCGACAATGATACTTCCTTTTGTTATATTAATGGTTATGAAAGCTAATAAAACAAAACCAAGAGAAACAGATCCTTGGGCTTGTGGATTTAAATACAATTCACGTATGCAAATGACTGGTGGTCCTTTTACTGGTGATCTTAGAAAAATAATGCAGTGGTTATTCCGTGCCGATAAAAAAATTATCAGCAAAGATTATTTTACTCCTGTTGAATATCATAATCATCCAAAAGATATTTGGTGGGGATTATTTTATGAACCTTTTATAAATTTAAGCAAAAAAATAGCTGATAAAATAGGTATTTTCCAAAGTGGATATACAAATGTTTATTCATTTTATATCATTTTATATCTTTGTTTGATGCTTGCGGTTAGCTACTTTTTAATATAA
- a CDS encoding NADH-quinone oxidoreductase subunit B family protein produces MSLYQVSDNIKTANDLTAKLEHLQNIKRSFSVYRVDCGSCNGCEIEIFAAITPMWDPERFGFKLVANPRHADILICSGPVTRQMYYPLLRAYEATPDPKIVVAFGACGASGGIFHDAYSVWGGIDKVIPVDVYIPGCPPHPASVIYGLGMALGIIDQKLEKKSYENDTTLVPEVKDSVMGDILFERDLQAESKRLMSYVFGRELYKKYISAISSSSDIYNVDITKNTLLEAIKKEEDPRYAECMAILHNDIYLKYAKADKSFSIDPKKEIWDKR; encoded by the coding sequence ATGAGTTTATATCAAGTTTCAGATAATATAAAAACAGCAAATGACCTAACAGCAAAATTGGAGCATTTGCAAAATATAAAAAGAAGTTTTAGTGTTTATAGAGTAGACTGTGGTAGCTGTAACGGCTGTGAGATAGAAATTTTTGCAGCAATTACACCTATGTGGGACCCTGAGCGTTTTGGATTTAAACTTGTAGCAAATCCACGCCATGCTGATATTTTAATCTGTTCAGGCCCTGTTACTAGACAGATGTATTATCCACTTCTTCGCGCATATGAGGCAACACCAGATCCAAAGATAGTAGTTGCTTTTGGTGCTTGTGGTGCTAGTGGAGGTATCTTTCATGATGCTTATAGCGTTTGGGGCGGTATAGATAAGGTGATACCGGTTGATGTTTATATACCTGGTTGTCCTCCACACCCAGCAAGTGTTATATATGGTCTTGGAATGGCACTGGGGATTATAGATCAAAAGCTAGAAAAAAAGAGCTATGAAAATGATACAACTCTTGTACCAGAAGTAAAAGACTCAGTTATGGGCGATATACTTTTTGAAAGAGACTTGCAAGCCGAATCAAAAAGACTTATGAGTTATGTTTTTGGTAGAGAACTTTATAAAAAATATATAAGCGCTATAAGCTCTTCAAGTGATATTTATAATGTGGATATAACTAAAAATACTTTGCTAGAAGCGATCAAAAAAGAAGAAGATCCTAGATATGCTGAGTGTATGGCGATTTTACATAATGATATCTATTTAAAATATGCAAAAGCCGATAAAAGCTTTAGTATAGACCCTAAAAAAGAGATTTGGGATAAAAGATGA
- a CDS encoding formate hydrogenlyase complex iron-sulfur subunit, which produces MKLFDVTKKYGKATYAYPFEPYVVPDNFRGQPNYTYELCIGCAACGVACPSNAIEIKMNEEQTRLIWEFSCGRCIFCGRCDEVCPTGAIKLSDSFELAVKFDKSALIQRGELEIQRCKCCDKPFTPKRLINFSYARLEKANLLPNRLKEAKEYLYICPECKKAAAVKELTTASESNIR; this is translated from the coding sequence ATGAAATTATTTGATGTAACAAAAAAATATGGAAAAGCTACATATGCTTATCCATTTGAACCTTACGTAGTCCCCGATAATTTTCGCGGACAGCCAAATTATACATATGAACTTTGTATAGGTTGTGCGGCTTGCGGTGTTGCTTGTCCATCTAATGCAATTGAGATAAAAATGAACGAAGAGCAAACTAGACTTATTTGGGAGTTTAGCTGCGGTCGTTGTATATTTTGCGGTCGTTGTGATGAGGTATGCCCAACAGGTGCTATTAAGCTTAGTGATAGTTTTGAGCTTGCTGTTAAATTTGATAAGTCTGCGCTTATTCAAAGAGGAGAATTAGAAATTCAAAGATGTAAATGCTGCGATAAACCTTTTACTCCAAAAAGACTTATAAATTTTAGCTATGCAAGACTAGAAAAAGCAAATTTATTGCCAAATAGACTAAAAGAAGCAAAAGAGTATTTATATATATGCCCTGAATGTAAAAAAGCAGCAGCTGTAAAAGAACTAACAACAGCTTCTGAATCAAACATAAGATAG
- a CDS encoding formate hydrogenlyase maturation HycH family protein, with the protein MIRIFKLTKRHMDDNDKMPRELKDIKIFSTCVGHGVGTIDFSEQIAQMSEEEYEQMLNESGEYVKFKLGNLSKYFEVEIFTEHALKLLPQLCDGKLKQILLNLREGYLVIKKDF; encoded by the coding sequence ATGATAAGAATTTTTAAACTTACAAAACGCCATATGGATGATAACGACAAAATGCCACGCGAGTTAAAAGATATAAAAATATTTTCAACTTGCGTTGGTCATGGTGTTGGCACGATTGATTTTAGCGAACAAATAGCACAAATGAGCGAAGAAGAATACGAACAAATGCTAAATGAGTCTGGCGAGTATGTAAAGTTTAAGCTTGGAAATCTTAGTAAATATTTTGAAGTTGAAATTTTTACAGAGCATGCTTTAAAGCTTTTGCCACAACTTTGTGACGGCAAACTTAAACAAATTCTACTAAATTTACGTGAAGGATATTTAGTTATTAAAAAGGATTTTTGA